A single genomic interval of Pyrus communis chromosome 7, drPyrComm1.1, whole genome shotgun sequence harbors:
- the LOC137740054 gene encoding uncharacterized protein, translating to MSTLNIIAAHNLPSPSTSSFVAQSHKPNSLSLFFCNQASSKPDPPRLSGFPTRKKRSWIVGSVAEDREVVPLKEKLAEEQDSRLLVNGSEEFQALSTSSEEKGEGDDLDKLTSRAINALIVLGLGTFAVSKLLTIDHDYWHGWTLYEILRYVPEHNWIAYEQALKANPVFAKMVISGVVYTLGDWIAQCFEGKPLLDFDRKRMFRSGLVGFTFHGSLSHFYYQFCEALFPLEDWWVVPAKIAFDQTVWSAIWNSIYFVVLGFLRFESPTKIFDELRATFVPMLTAGWKLWPFAHVVTYGLIPVEQRLLWVDCVELIWVTILSTYSNENADSSLSEASSGADSASSSSSSSKD from the exons ATGTCTACTCTAAACATAATCGCAGCTCACAACCTCCCTTCACCCTCAACCTCCTCCTTCGTTGCTCAATCTCACAAACCCAACTCGCTTTCACTCTTCTTCTGCAACCAAGCCTCCAGCAAACCCGACCCACCAAGGCTTTCGGGCTTCCCGACCCGGAAAAAACGAAGCTGGATTGTGGGGTCGGTCGCTGAGGACAGAGAGGTGGTTCCATTGAAGGAAAAACTTGCAGAGGAGCAAGATAGCAGGTTACTGGTTAATGGGTCGGAAGAGTTTCAGGCTCTTTCGACATCGTCGGAGGAGAAAGGAGAGGGGGATGATTTGGATAAGCTGACGAGCAGAGCAATTAATGCGTTGATTGTTCTGGGATTGGGGACCTTTGCGGTCTCTAAGTTGCTCACAATCGACCACGATTATTGGCAT GGATGGACGCTTTATGAGATACTAAGATATGTACCGGAACACAATTGGATTGCATATGAACAAGCTCTTAAAGCAAATCCGGTTTTTGCCAAAATGGTGATAAGTGGTGTTGTCTATACTCTAGGAGATTGGATTGCCCAA tgttttgaaGGGAAGCCGCTTTTGGATTTTGACCGGAAACGCATGTTCAGATCAGGCCTTGTTGGGTTTACTTTCCATGGATCCCTCTCCCATTTTTATTACCAATTTTGTGAG GCTCTTTTTCCTTTGGAGGATTGGTGGGTGGTCCCTGCCAAAATAGCCTTTGATCAAACTGTCTGGTCAGCCATTTGGAACAGCATCTATTTTGTGGTTCTGGGGTTCTTGCGTTTCGAGTCCCCAACCAAGATTTTTGATGAATTGAGGGCTACATTTGTGCCAATGCTGACT GCGGGATGGAAACTTTGGCCATTTGCTCATGTGGTTACGTATGGCCTGATCCCTGTTGAACAAAGGCTTCTTTGGGTGGACTGTGTGGAGCTTATTTGGGTTACTATTCTCTCAAC TTATTCAAATGAGAATGCAGATTCCAGTTTATCCGAGGCATCTTCTGGTGCAGATTCTGCTTCTTCGTCAAGCAGTTCTTCAAAG GACTAA
- the LOC137739422 gene encoding aspartic proteinase CDR1-like codes for MDAYGEEGGNVAGILGLGWSPHSLVSQLGSISEGQFSHCLQRMPYDHHSPNTYLRFGADIPNRPSFQQTELAKFGRLIPYFLNMLDISVARLIQPAYEILERALVNYFSRYRNITRIHREDFNLCYQRSTVRREGFMNLPTITFHLRGADLLLQPQAAFLVDLTGRSYRREYFCLAMFNESDDTVIGAYQQTNQRFIYDPGRRTLRFGPEDCSRTP; via the exons ATGGATGCTTATGGTGAAGAGGGAGGTAATGTCGCTGGAATATTAGGCTTGGGATGGTCACCTCATTCTCTTGTCAGCCAATTAGGTTCTATTTCCGAAGGCCAGTTCTCACATTGCCTCCAAAGAATGCCCTATGACCATCACAGTCCCAACACATATCTGAGATTTGGTGCAGACATACCCAATAGACCATCTTTTCAACAGACTGAGTTAGCAAAATTTGGTAGACTTATTCCTTACTTTCTGAACATGCTAGACATTAGTGTTGCAA GACTTATTCAACCAGCCTACGAAATCTTGGAACGAGCACTCGTGAATTACTTCTCTAGGTATCGTAATATAACAAGGATTCATAGAGAAGACTTCAATTTGTGCTACCAAAGATCAACGGTCAGAAGAGAAGGATTTATGAATCTTCCAACAATCACATTCCATTTGAGAGGTGCTGATCTTCTGTTGCAGCCTCAGGCAGCGTTTCTTGTTGATCTAACCGGGCGGTCCTACAGGCGAGAGTATTTTTGCTTGGCAATGTTCAACGAAAGTGATGATACCGTAATAGGTGCATACCAGCAAACAAATCAGCGTTTCATATATGATCCCGGTAGAAGGACATTGCGTTTTGGCCCTGAAGATTGTAGCAGAACTCCATGA